A single region of the Microcella sp. genome encodes:
- a CDS encoding dihydroorotase family protein, with protein MTIDLRLTGGRVATPNGLLDADVLVSGERIAGIVSRETAIDAATTVDVTGKLVLPGMVDVHVHTREPGYTHKEDIRTTTEQAAAGGVTTIFGMPNLNPPTTDTATLRDVFSMYAASSIVDYNHNPAPTKLDEVVGMSEMGIRAYKIYMVVDTGRTYPHPAGTGMHDHGHLLQLMDEIATTGKRFIIHPHDQALMDYIEGAFLARGENTPQGYAQAYAAREGVIWDTAIDVVLRLAEASGCPIHIAHIQTPRSIEAVRRAKSRGIDVTCEVNHWAPFLSTWNDVETLGPYALSYWVPDESRAAIWEGMRDGTIDIASSDHAPHTREEKEVGWTEMWSAHTGTPGIQYYYPLMLDAVNKGELTLDRVVDMVAAKPAEAFGLGGVKGSLQVGADADIVVADMNSPWTITHEGALSRIGWTCYDGREISARVDRTYVRGIEVFAEGVVTGAPGTGKLALSSTDREGNAR; from the coding sequence GTGACCATCGATCTTCGACTGACCGGGGGCCGCGTGGCGACCCCGAACGGGCTTCTCGACGCAGACGTGCTGGTGAGCGGCGAGCGCATCGCCGGTATCGTGTCGCGCGAGACCGCCATCGACGCAGCGACCACCGTCGACGTCACGGGCAAGCTCGTGCTGCCGGGCATGGTCGACGTGCACGTGCACACTCGCGAGCCCGGCTACACGCACAAAGAAGACATTCGAACCACGACCGAGCAGGCGGCAGCGGGCGGAGTGACGACGATCTTCGGAATGCCCAACCTGAACCCCCCGACGACCGACACGGCGACGCTGCGCGATGTCTTCTCGATGTATGCAGCCAGCTCGATCGTCGACTACAACCACAACCCCGCGCCGACCAAGCTCGACGAGGTCGTCGGCATGAGCGAGATGGGCATTCGCGCTTACAAGATCTACATGGTCGTCGACACCGGCCGCACCTACCCGCACCCCGCGGGCACGGGCATGCACGATCACGGTCACTTGCTGCAGCTCATGGACGAGATCGCCACGACGGGCAAGCGCTTCATCATCCACCCTCACGACCAGGCGCTCATGGACTACATCGAGGGCGCGTTCTTGGCACGCGGAGAGAACACTCCCCAGGGCTACGCGCAGGCCTATGCCGCCCGTGAAGGGGTGATCTGGGATACCGCGATCGACGTCGTGCTGAGGCTCGCCGAGGCCTCGGGGTGCCCCATTCACATTGCGCACATTCAGACTCCGCGCTCGATCGAGGCCGTGCGGCGTGCAAAGTCGCGCGGAATCGACGTGACGTGCGAAGTGAACCACTGGGCGCCGTTCTTGTCGACGTGGAACGACGTCGAGACGCTCGGCCCCTATGCGCTGTCGTACTGGGTGCCCGATGAGTCGCGGGCCGCGATCTGGGAGGGCATGCGTGACGGCACCATCGACATCGCGTCGTCAGACCACGCCCCGCACACTCGCGAAGAGAAAGAAGTCGGCTGGACGGAGATGTGGAGCGCCCACACCGGCACCCCCGGCATCCAGTACTACTACCCGCTCATGCTCGACGCGGTCAACAAGGGCGAGCTCACGCTCGATCGCGTCGTCGACATGGTCGCGGCGAAGCCGGCAGAGGCGTTCGGTCTGGGCGGGGTGAAGGGCTCGCTGCAGGTGGGGGCCGACGCCGACATCGTCGTCGCCGACATGAACTCACCGTGGACGATCACCCACGAGGGCGCTCTCTCGCGCATCGGGTGGACCTGCTACGACGGCCGCGAGATCTCGGCCCGCGTCGACCGCACCTACGTGCGGGGCATCGAAGTATTCGCCGAGGGGGTCGTCACCGGCGCCCCCGGCACCGGAAAGCTCGCGCTGTCGAGCACTGACAGAGAAGGAAACGCACGATGA
- a CDS encoding CocE/NonD family hydrolase — MRETAVEFYSEGDRIAGIWRTPETAGPYRAIVQGPGWLGLKDAKLYVRYHEALVAAGFGVLIVDYRGFGESGGDRGVLSPSRQLQDLVNAVTYLTTRDDVIADAIGTFGTGGTGGGNAVLLAGADARVKAAVSQVPVADGEDWLHRMRQEHEWLAYLAALDDDRRQRVLTGEGRRVHPREEIMVPTPERRATTIKADVDDKIPTSISLAAAEEIIAYKPIVAARELTTPLMVIGVAGDATTPTDHAEALYEAARGPKSLIMQNHTTHYAAYDRYWEHTTPRIVEWFDRYVRPADVEIRTTVPDAAGETIEQLEASQ; from the coding sequence ATGAGAGAAACCGCTGTCGAGTTCTACAGCGAGGGCGATCGCATCGCCGGCATCTGGCGAACTCCCGAGACTGCTGGCCCCTACCGAGCCATCGTGCAAGGTCCGGGCTGGCTCGGTCTGAAAGACGCGAAGCTGTACGTGCGGTATCACGAGGCACTCGTCGCGGCAGGCTTCGGGGTGCTCATCGTCGACTACCGAGGGTTCGGTGAGTCTGGGGGAGACCGCGGAGTGCTGTCGCCCTCGCGACAGCTGCAAGACCTCGTCAACGCCGTCACCTACCTCACGACGCGCGACGACGTGATCGCAGACGCGATCGGAACCTTCGGCACCGGCGGCACGGGCGGTGGCAACGCAGTGTTGCTCGCCGGTGCCGATGCTCGCGTGAAGGCAGCGGTGAGCCAGGTGCCGGTCGCCGACGGCGAAGACTGGCTGCACCGCATGCGGCAAGAGCACGAATGGCTCGCCTACCTCGCGGCGCTCGACGACGACCGCCGTCAGCGGGTGCTGACGGGCGAGGGGCGCCGGGTGCACCCTCGCGAAGAGATCATGGTGCCGACCCCTGAGCGTCGGGCGACGACGATCAAGGCCGACGTCGACGACAAGATTCCCACGTCGATCTCGCTCGCGGCAGCCGAAGAGATCATCGCCTACAAGCCGATCGTCGCGGCACGCGAGCTGACCACACCGCTCATGGTCATCGGTGTGGCGGGCGACGCGACGACCCCGACTGATCACGCCGAGGCGCTCTACGAGGCTGCTCGCGGGCCGAAGTCGCTGATCATGCAGAACCACACGACGCACTACGCCGCGTACGACCGCTATTGGGAGCACACCACACCTCGCATCGTGGAGTGGTTCGACCGCTATGTTCGACCGGCCGACGTCGAGATTCGCACCACCGTGCCGGACGCAGCCGGCGAAACCATCGAACAACTGGAGGCTTCGCAGTGA
- a CDS encoding DUF4287 domain-containing protein: MSFQAYLDAIEAKTGKTPRAILDEAVAKGFDDASVKAGVILQWLADEYQLGRGHGMAMVHVIKKGTTIDAKHVGSTGTHRDASDTLWIDGVATKPE, encoded by the coding sequence ATGTCATTTCAGGCGTATCTCGATGCGATCGAGGCGAAGACGGGCAAGACGCCACGGGCGATTCTCGACGAAGCGGTAGCGAAGGGTTTCGACGATGCGAGTGTCAAGGCCGGCGTGATTCTGCAGTGGCTCGCTGACGAGTACCAGCTCGGCCGAGGTCACGGCATGGCGATGGTGCACGTGATCAAGAAGGGCACCACGATCGACGCGAAGCACGTCGGTTCGACCGGAACTCACCGCGACGCCAGCGATACTCTCTGGATCGATGGGGTCGCGACGAAGCCCGAGTAG
- a CDS encoding TIGR03557 family F420-dependent LLM class oxidoreductase, with the protein MAEVSVGFAAMSERFHPTELIELCAKAEAVGFSGVMAADHFQPWVPAQGHAPYIWSLLTAIASRTTGNLGPGVVCPSFRTHPAVVAQASATVAAMFPGRHWLGLGSGEALNEHIVGGYWPEASDRLERLWQAIEIIKKLFSGKEVKHKSESFTLEKTRLWTLDERPPIYVSAAGPLTAKRAGREVDGIITPGAPVEKVAQLYARADEGAREAGKPEPEKILQLHLSWADDYDEALRSALVEWPNGGMKFPKNDIRSPYDFEQLAKLVRPEDFAERMLISSDPDEHRARIQSYLDAGATRVYLHNVGRNQSQWLDVFAREVVPRLHR; encoded by the coding sequence GTGGCAGAGGTGAGTGTGGGCTTCGCCGCGATGAGCGAGCGCTTCCACCCCACTGAGCTGATCGAGCTGTGCGCGAAGGCCGAGGCGGTCGGCTTCTCGGGCGTCATGGCGGCAGACCACTTTCAGCCCTGGGTGCCCGCGCAGGGCCATGCCCCCTACATCTGGAGTCTGCTCACCGCTATCGCCTCGCGCACGACCGGCAATCTCGGCCCCGGCGTCGTCTGCCCGTCGTTCCGCACGCACCCGGCGGTCGTCGCGCAGGCGAGTGCCACCGTCGCCGCGATGTTTCCCGGGCGGCACTGGCTGGGGCTCGGTTCGGGGGAGGCACTCAACGAGCACATCGTGGGCGGCTACTGGCCAGAGGCCTCAGACCGGCTCGAACGGCTGTGGCAAGCGATCGAGATCATCAAGAAGCTGTTCTCAGGCAAAGAGGTCAAGCACAAGAGCGAGAGCTTCACGCTCGAGAAGACTCGGCTCTGGACCCTCGACGAGCGGCCCCCGATCTACGTCTCTGCGGCCGGACCGTTGACCGCGAAGCGCGCAGGGCGCGAGGTCGACGGCATCATCACCCCTGGCGCGCCTGTCGAGAAGGTCGCGCAGCTCTACGCGCGCGCCGATGAAGGCGCTCGTGAGGCAGGCAAGCCCGAGCCCGAGAAGATTCTGCAGCTGCATCTCTCGTGGGCAGACGACTACGACGAAGCGCTGCGCAGCGCGCTCGTCGAATGGCCCAACGGCGGCATGAAGTTTCCGAAGAACGACATTCGCAGCCCCTACGACTTCGAGCAGCTGGCCAAGCTCGTCAGGCCAGAAGACTTCGCCGAGCGGATGCTCATCTCGAGTGACCCCGATGAGCACCGTGCGCGCATCCAGTCATACCTCGACGCGGGCGCGACGCGCGTCTACCTGCACAACGTCGGGCGCAACCAGAGCCAATGGCTCGACGTCTTCGCTCGCGAGGTCGTACCCCGCTTGCACCGCTGA
- a CDS encoding putative F420-0 ABC transporter substrate-binding protein: MRTPLSLTAIVVASALALAGCTSGATGAPAADDQTARDLGVVIDNCGTEVRIDSPPQRVITVKSSTTELLLALGLGDRIIAHAFPDGPIAEQWQPTNEIPLLSESAPGREAVLALEPDLVFAGWESVFSADSAGERSAYAALGIDTYVAASACKGELHQPERMTVAELERQIREVASIFAADPEPFIAEQRQTLDSIDVDSRALTALWYSSGSETPYVGAGIGTPQLILDLVGLTNIAAAVSDTWTSMSWEAIVDADPDVIVLVDASWNSAVEKIARLESNPATAQLAAVQNQRYLVIPFASTEAGARTAWAAADLAVQLSTITVR, translated from the coding sequence ATGCGCACTCCACTCAGCCTGACTGCCATCGTTGTCGCCTCTGCACTCGCACTCGCCGGGTGCACCTCCGGTGCCACCGGCGCTCCAGCGGCAGACGATCAAACTGCACGCGACCTCGGCGTCGTGATCGACAACTGCGGCACCGAAGTGCGCATCGACTCACCGCCCCAAAGGGTCATCACCGTCAAGTCGTCCACGACCGAGCTGCTGCTCGCTCTCGGTCTGGGTGATCGCATCATCGCCCACGCCTTTCCCGACGGCCCGATCGCCGAGCAGTGGCAGCCGACGAACGAGATTCCGCTGCTGTCTGAGTCGGCTCCGGGGCGCGAAGCGGTGCTGGCTCTCGAACCCGACCTCGTCTTCGCGGGGTGGGAGTCGGTGTTCAGCGCCGACAGCGCAGGCGAACGGTCGGCGTACGCCGCGCTCGGCATCGACACCTACGTCGCTGCGAGCGCCTGCAAAGGAGAGCTGCATCAACCCGAACGCATGACCGTCGCCGAGCTCGAGCGCCAGATTCGCGAGGTTGCGAGCATCTTCGCCGCCGACCCCGAACCGTTCATCGCCGAGCAACGGCAGACGCTCGACTCGATCGACGTCGACTCGCGCGCCCTCACGGCACTCTGGTACTCCTCCGGCAGCGAGACTCCCTACGTCGGAGCGGGAATCGGCACACCGCAGCTCATTCTCGACCTGGTGGGCCTCACCAACATCGCTGCCGCTGTCAGCGACACCTGGACCTCGATGAGCTGGGAGGCCATCGTCGACGCCGACCCCGATGTCATCGTGCTCGTCGACGCGAGCTGGAACAGCGCAGTCGAGAAGATCGCACGACTCGAGAGCAACCCGGCGACCGCTCAGCTCGCGGCCGTGCAGAACCAGCGCTACCTCGTGATCCCCTTCGCCTCGACCGAGGCGGGAGCACGCACCGCGTGGGCGGCCGCCGACCTCGCCGTGCAACTCTCGACGATCACGGTGCGGTGA
- a CDS encoding putative F420-0 ABC transporter permease subunit — protein MAIAGAAALLASIVLGIVVGPADIGVGELATILVDRVLGANAESALRSSIVWDLRVPRVLTAAAVGAGLALCGAVMQAVTRNPLADPYLLGLSAGASLGAVAVIVLGFALVLPLAAFIGALVALVATLMIARRGGVVTPARTVLAGVAVSALFGSLTSFVIFWSATGDSYREILGWLLGTLGAATWHSVSIAGGAVIVIGGLLLGSGRLLDAFAFGDRSAAMLGVNVDRTRLALLVATALLTGAMVAVSGSIGFVGLVLPHMVRLVAGAGHRVVLPLVALWGATFLVLADTLARTVFEPRELPVGVITALVGAPIFALLLSRRAQSKGRP, from the coding sequence ATGGCGATCGCCGGCGCAGCCGCGCTGCTCGCCTCGATCGTGCTCGGCATCGTCGTCGGCCCCGCCGACATCGGTGTCGGCGAGCTCGCGACCATCCTGGTCGACCGCGTGCTGGGTGCGAATGCCGAGAGCGCTCTGCGATCGAGCATCGTCTGGGATCTCAGAGTGCCGAGGGTGCTCACCGCCGCCGCAGTGGGCGCAGGGCTCGCGCTGTGCGGCGCCGTCATGCAGGCGGTCACGCGCAACCCACTGGCAGACCCCTATCTGCTCGGACTCAGCGCGGGTGCGTCTCTGGGCGCCGTCGCGGTGATCGTGCTCGGTTTCGCCCTCGTGCTGCCGCTCGCCGCCTTCATCGGAGCCCTGGTCGCCCTCGTCGCCACGCTGATGATCGCGCGGCGTGGCGGCGTCGTGACGCCGGCACGCACCGTGCTGGCGGGGGTGGCCGTCTCGGCCCTGTTCGGCTCGCTGACGAGCTTCGTCATCTTCTGGAGCGCCACCGGAGACTCGTACCGAGAGATTCTGGGCTGGCTGCTCGGCACGCTCGGCGCAGCCACCTGGCACAGCGTCTCGATCGCGGGCGGAGCAGTGATCGTGATCGGGGGGCTGCTGCTCGGCAGCGGGCGCCTGCTCGACGCCTTCGCCTTCGGAGACCGTTCTGCCGCCATGCTCGGCGTGAATGTCGACCGCACCCGACTCGCCTTGCTCGTCGCGACGGCGCTGCTCACGGGAGCGATGGTCGCGGTGAGCGGCTCGATCGGCTTCGTGGGGCTCGTGCTGCCGCACATGGTGCGCCTCGTCGCGGGCGCGGGGCATCGAGTCGTGCTACCCCTCGTCGCCCTGTGGGGCGCGACGTTTCTCGTGCTCGCCGACACGCTCGCCCGCACGGTGTTCGAGCCGCGCGAACTGCCGGTCGGCGTCATCACAGCCCTCGTCGGCGCGCCGATCTTCGCGCTGCTGCTGAGCCGCCGGGCACAGTCGAAAGGTCGACCATGA
- a CDS encoding LLM class flavin-dependent oxidoreductase, which yields MKFGLLLPHFGEHASKDKLLEGSILAEKMGFDSVWVRDHLVFEPHGEMEKPNRTFYDAMVTLTAIGAVTEKLELGTGSLIPFRHPLVTALMAGTMTQLLGDRLILGFGAGTFDHEFEAIGWGDLDRVELVRSNAEIFKRVFTENDVTYDDGVFSFENVTIEPKPVGGRIPFWYCGATPRSARLAVEYADGWMPGRISLDTMAKRIDNMRELSAEAGRAMPTVAVIPPTSIESTRDEALKHVNIPGLLAWANKAKFAVKPPSGSFETVEDLEGQLIVGNPDEAVNELKKFEALGVEHLVFDFRFKFDRYFDQIELLGNEVIPKMR from the coding sequence ATGAAATTCGGACTCTTGCTGCCGCACTTCGGCGAGCACGCGAGCAAAGACAAGCTTCTCGAGGGCTCGATCCTCGCCGAGAAGATGGGTTTCGACTCTGTCTGGGTGCGCGATCACCTGGTCTTCGAGCCGCACGGCGAGATGGAGAAGCCCAACCGCACCTTCTACGACGCCATGGTCACGCTGACCGCGATCGGTGCCGTGACCGAGAAGCTCGAGCTGGGTACGGGCTCGCTCATCCCGTTCCGCCACCCGCTCGTGACAGCTCTGATGGCGGGCACCATGACCCAGCTGCTCGGCGACCGCCTCATTCTGGGGTTCGGTGCCGGTACCTTCGACCACGAGTTCGAGGCGATCGGGTGGGGAGACCTCGACCGGGTCGAGCTCGTGCGGTCGAACGCCGAGATCTTCAAGCGCGTCTTCACCGAGAACGATGTGACGTACGACGACGGAGTGTTCTCATTCGAGAACGTGACGATCGAGCCCAAGCCCGTGGGTGGTCGCATTCCGTTCTGGTACTGCGGAGCGACTCCGCGATCAGCCCGACTCGCAGTCGAGTACGCCGATGGCTGGATGCCCGGGCGCATCTCGCTCGACACGATGGCGAAGCGCATCGACAACATGAGAGAGCTGTCGGCCGAGGCGGGCCGCGCGATGCCCACCGTCGCCGTCATCCCGCCGACGAGCATCGAGTCCACTCGCGACGAGGCCCTCAAGCATGTCAACATTCCCGGCCTGCTCGCCTGGGCGAACAAGGCGAAGTTCGCGGTGAAGCCGCCGTCGGGCTCGTTCGAGACGGTGGAAGACCTCGAGGGGCAGCTCATCGTCGGCAACCCTGACGAAGCGGTCAACGAACTGAAGAAGTTCGAAGCGCTCGGTGTCGAGCACCTCGTCTTCGACTTCCGTTTCAAATTTGACCGATACTTCGACCAGATCGAACTTCTAGGTAACGAAGTCATTCCGAAAATGCGATAA
- a CDS encoding ABC transporter ATP-binding protein, producing MNTLQGLGMTVSANGTLLIDGIDVTGVAGSITAVVGPNGAGKSTLLAAIARLQGTGVVRLGGDDLDALTRRERARRVALVQQSTETEVDLSVREAVELGRTPHRSTWGDDDNPDAVDDALRAVGMRAFADRPLASLSGGERQRVAVGMAIAQQPRLLLVDEPSNHLDIAAQLAVMSLLRELADNGTTIVVALHDLTLALQFSDAVLVLSRGIRIASGPTAQTLTADLISTVYGVAASIVVDPASGHRAIFYAPRGEGPAPVDAQPVEAQSRTLSATAER from the coding sequence ATGAACACGCTGCAGGGTCTCGGCATGACGGTCAGCGCGAACGGAACGCTGCTCATCGACGGCATCGATGTGACGGGAGTCGCGGGATCGATCACCGCCGTCGTCGGACCGAACGGTGCGGGCAAGTCGACGCTGCTCGCTGCGATCGCACGACTGCAGGGAACCGGCGTCGTGCGCCTCGGCGGTGATGACCTCGACGCCCTCACTCGTCGCGAGCGCGCTCGACGGGTCGCGCTCGTGCAGCAGTCGACCGAGACCGAGGTCGATCTCTCGGTGCGAGAAGCGGTCGAGTTGGGCCGCACGCCGCACAGGAGCACGTGGGGTGACGACGACAACCCTGACGCCGTCGACGACGCCCTGCGCGCAGTCGGCATGCGGGCATTCGCCGATCGACCTCTCGCCTCGCTCTCGGGCGGTGAACGCCAGCGCGTGGCGGTCGGCATGGCCATCGCGCAGCAGCCGAGACTGCTGCTGGTCGACGAGCCCTCGAACCATCTCGATATCGCGGCGCAACTGGCCGTCATGTCGCTGCTGCGCGAGCTCGCCGACAACGGCACGACCATCGTGGTGGCGCTGCACGATCTCACCCTCGCGCTGCAGTTCAGCGATGCCGTTCTCGTGCTGTCGCGGGGCATCCGCATCGCATCAGGGCCGACAGCGCAGACGCTCACCGCCGACCTCATCAGCACCGTGTACGGGGTCGCAGCCAGCATCGTCGTCGATCCGGCATCGGGGCACCGCGCCATCTTCTACGCCCCGCGGGGCGAGGGCCCTGCACCGGTCGACGCTCAACCGGTCGAGGCTCAGTCGCGCACGCTCTCAGCGACGGCCGAGCGGTAG
- a CDS encoding GntR family transcriptional regulator, with amino-acid sequence MAAEKTSVPSESSSTTPEGLPGLQGLASRAAIGYRSVGSMVYDVLREAILTGMFSPGEKLRQETLAEAIGVSRVPVRSALIQLEADGLIEMQDRKGAVVRSLSPEQVAEIYELRILLEQHALVKSMATMDAERIARLEMLADTSDTEHEGADFVRAREEFYAVLYDSQNNPVLWEMIEDLRLKVGRYMLGWRIADEHDHSHRELVDIVITGDVEAALDALRHHLGHVRDGVLTMIDRERAHRVRT; translated from the coding sequence ATGGCAGCGGAGAAGACCTCCGTACCCTCAGAGTCGAGCTCGACGACTCCAGAAGGGCTGCCCGGCTTGCAGGGGCTCGCGAGCCGAGCCGCGATCGGGTATCGATCGGTCGGCTCGATGGTCTACGACGTGCTGCGCGAAGCGATCTTGACCGGCATGTTCTCACCGGGGGAGAAGCTGCGGCAAGAAACGCTTGCCGAGGCGATCGGAGTGTCTCGCGTTCCTGTGCGGTCGGCGCTCATTCAACTCGAAGCTGACGGGCTGATCGAGATGCAAGACCGCAAGGGCGCCGTGGTGCGCTCGCTCTCGCCCGAGCAGGTGGCCGAGATCTACGAATTGCGCATTCTGCTCGAGCAGCACGCGCTCGTGAAGTCGATGGCCACTATGGATGCTGAGCGGATCGCGCGACTCGAGATGCTCGCCGACACGTCTGACACCGAGCACGAGGGCGCTGACTTCGTGCGCGCTCGCGAAGAGTTCTACGCAGTGCTCTACGACAGCCAGAACAACCCTGTGCTGTGGGAGATGATCGAAGACCTGAGACTCAAGGTCGGCCGCTACATGCTGGGCTGGCGCATCGCCGACGAGCACGATCACTCGCACCGTGAGCTCGTCGACATCGTCATCACGGGTGACGTCGAGGCGGCGCTCGACGCCCTGCGGCACCACCTCGGCCACGTGCGCGACGGCGTGCTCACGATGATCGACCGCGAGCGCGCGCACCGCGTGCGCACCTGA
- a CDS encoding coenzyme F420-0:L-glutamate ligase — MPNPLPPISIFGIDGLPEIAVGDDLAAIITAAAHDAVQPGDILAVTSKIVSKAEGRMLQAADREQAITDESVRVVATREHPGGVTRIVENRLGLVMAAAGVDASNTLDGTVLLLPLDPDASAAAIRAAVGAAVGGEVGVVITDTAGRPWREGQTDIVIGSSGVRLLDDLRGQHDAAGKLLEVTAPAVGDEIAAAADLVKGKSSGVPVAVIRGLDRFLDEQAPGARSLVRPAHDDLFSLGTAEAHQRGYDEGYEQGYRSAVAESVRD; from the coding sequence ATGCCGAACCCGCTTCCTCCGATCTCGATCTTCGGCATCGACGGCCTGCCCGAGATCGCCGTCGGGGACGACCTCGCGGCGATCATCACTGCTGCAGCGCACGACGCGGTGCAGCCCGGCGACATTCTCGCTGTCACGAGCAAGATCGTCAGCAAGGCAGAGGGGCGCATGCTGCAGGCGGCCGATCGAGAGCAGGCGATCACCGATGAGTCGGTGCGCGTCGTGGCCACGCGCGAGCACCCCGGCGGCGTGACGCGCATCGTCGAGAATCGACTCGGGCTCGTCATGGCCGCCGCCGGTGTCGACGCGAGCAACACCCTCGATGGCACCGTGCTGCTGCTGCCTCTCGACCCGGATGCGAGTGCTGCGGCGATTCGTGCGGCGGTGGGTGCGGCGGTCGGCGGCGAGGTGGGCGTGGTCATCACCGATACCGCAGGGCGGCCGTGGCGCGAAGGGCAGACCGACATCGTCATCGGCTCGAGCGGGGTGCGCCTGCTCGACGATCTGCGCGGTCAGCACGACGCCGCCGGAAAGCTGCTCGAAGTCACCGCTCCGGCCGTCGGCGACGAGATCGCCGCAGCCGCCGACCTCGTGAAGGGCAAGAGCAGCGGTGTTCCGGTCGCCGTCATTCGAGGGCTCGACCGCTTTCTCGACGAGCAGGCGCCCGGCGCGCGATCACTCGTCAGGCCAGCGCACGATGATCTCTTCTCGCTCGGCACCGCTGAAGCGCACCAGCGCGGCTACGACGAGGGCTACGAGCAGGGCTACCGCTCGGCCGTCGCTGAGAGCGTGCGCGACTGA
- a CDS encoding YdeI family protein, which yields MVANSEKPILLFESVASWEQWLDANVDHVGVRLKMRKKRSTAPGITYGEALESALCFGWIDGQIYRLDDDYSLQVFTPRRPRSVWSQRNVGFIEELTAAGRMRPTGLAQVERAKADGRWDAAYRQKGMVTPDDLQAALDASPAASATYAALSAQVRFGIVFRLNGVVRAETRARKLDAFVEMLARGESPL from the coding sequence GTGGTCGCGAACTCTGAGAAGCCCATCCTGCTCTTCGAGAGCGTGGCGTCATGGGAGCAGTGGCTCGACGCCAACGTCGATCACGTGGGCGTTCGTCTGAAGATGCGCAAGAAGCGATCGACCGCACCGGGCATCACCTATGGCGAAGCACTCGAGTCGGCGCTGTGCTTCGGCTGGATCGACGGCCAGATCTACCGGCTCGATGACGACTACTCGTTGCAGGTCTTCACCCCGCGGCGACCCCGGTCGGTCTGGTCGCAGCGCAACGTGGGGTTCATCGAAGAACTCACCGCGGCGGGGCGGATGAGACCGACGGGGCTGGCGCAGGTCGAGCGTGCGAAGGCCGACGGTCGGTGGGATGCCGCCTATCGGCAGAAGGGCATGGTGACGCCCGACGACCTGCAGGCCGCTCTCGACGCGTCGCCGGCCGCCAGCGCAACCTACGCGGCTCTCAGCGCTCAAGTGCGTTTCGGCATCGTGTTTCGCCTCAATGGCGTCGTTCGCGCCGAAACCCGCGCGCGCAAGCTCGACGCGTTCGTCGAGATGCTCGCCCGCGGCGAGTCGCCCCTCTGA
- a CDS encoding TIGR03557 family F420-dependent LLM class oxidoreductase, whose amino-acid sequence MTHVTTTRQNGRMTAPAIGYATALEQLEPREAVRLATLAEHHGFSGVIAADAAQPFTPTQGQAGFVWNIVSALGAHTTGELGVGALAPTYRWHPALVAQASATLESLYPGRHWLGLGSGEAISEHVVGSYWPEPAERINRMFEAVTIVKKLFSSAMSGRDVKHEGTWYRLESSRVWSSLAAPPPILIATAGPVTAKRAGQVADGLLIDSVPFDKMSALLHRFAEGARESGRDREHAVRHAVRIHLSWAPTDAAAMANALAEWPQAGMRFAKSDIRSPYDLEQIAKLVRAEDFDERMLISSDLDAHRANIQRYLDLGFSRLYLHNVGRNHDEFVQVFGREVLPRLVA is encoded by the coding sequence CTGACGCACGTCACGACGACCCGACAGAATGGGCGCATGACCGCACCCGCCATCGGCTACGCCACTGCGCTCGAGCAGCTCGAGCCCCGCGAAGCGGTGCGGCTCGCCACTCTCGCCGAGCACCACGGGTTCAGTGGCGTGATCGCGGCAGACGCAGCGCAGCCGTTCACACCCACGCAAGGGCAGGCGGGCTTCGTGTGGAACATCGTGTCGGCTCTCGGCGCGCACACGACTGGCGAGCTGGGTGTGGGAGCCTTGGCACCCACCTACCGTTGGCACCCGGCCCTTGTCGCTCAAGCGTCGGCGACGCTCGAGAGCCTGTACCCCGGCCGGCACTGGCTGGGCCTCGGCAGCGGTGAGGCGATCAGCGAGCACGTCGTCGGCAGCTACTGGCCAGAGCCCGCCGAGCGCATCAACCGCATGTTCGAAGCAGTCACCATCGTGAAGAAGCTGTTCTCATCGGCGATGAGCGGCCGCGATGTCAAGCATGAGGGCACGTGGTATCGACTCGAGTCGAGTCGCGTGTGGTCGAGCCTCGCTGCGCCGCCGCCGATACTCATCGCCACGGCCGGCCCGGTGACGGCGAAGCGCGCGGGGCAGGTCGCCGACGGCCTGCTGATCGACTCGGTGCCGTTCGACAAGATGAGCGCGCTGCTGCACCGGTTCGCCGAGGGTGCACGAGAGTCGGGTCGCGACCGTGAGCATGCGGTGCGGCATGCGGTGCGCATCCACCTCTCTTGGGCGCCCACCGATGCTGCCGCGATGGCGAACGCGCTCGCTGAGTGGCCGCAAGCGGGCATGCGGTTCGCCAAGAGCGACATTCGCTCGCCCTACGATCTCGAGCAGATCGCCAAGCTCGTGCGCGCCGAAGACTTCGACGAACGGATGCTCATCTCGAGCGATCTCGATGCGCACCGGGCGAACATCCAGCGATACCTCGACCTCGGGTTCTCACGCCTCTACCTGCACAACGTCGGTCGCAATCACGATGAGTTCGTGCAGGTCTTCGGCCGCGAGGTGCTGCCGCGCCTCGTGGCGTGA